One window of the Panulirus ornatus isolate Po-2019 chromosome 12, ASM3632096v1, whole genome shotgun sequence genome contains the following:
- the LOC139752265 gene encoding uncharacterized protein translates to MEPEPEESQSHHSVNHLKRKQEFESGLEDPSLLCPTLVNDPTNTAGGGDGGGKGSISTAKLVEIMAAAVQATLPRIGGDAASLTLDDDAPTPQHTSCAACALTRRRKRFKMSSYEEATASSGSLFMDDNAAYGNRSSAVDTLYSTIHQDDHQPSSHTGYSTINQDDHQPSSLTGYSTINQDDQLSSHTGYSTINQDDQLSSHTGYSTINHDDRQNTSHTGYSTINQDDHQPSSHTGYSTINQDDHQPSSHTGYSTINQDDHQPSSHTGYSTINQDDQLSSHTGYSTINHDDRQNTSHTGYSTINQDDHQPSSHTGYSTINQDDQLSSHTGYSTINEDDHQFSSHTGYSTINHDDRQHSNHTGYFTVNHDDRQNTSHTGYSTINHDDRQHSNHTGYFTVNQDDDKPSNHTGYSTVNQDDHQSSSHTGYATINQDDHQSSSHTGYATINQDDRQPSSHTDCSTLNHYGHQRSSHPGYSTTINQDDRQHTSHTGYSTIQPG, encoded by the exons ATGGAGCCTGAGCCGGAGGAGAGCCAGAGCCATCACTCTGTCAACCATCTGAAAAGGAAACAAGAGTTCGAGTCGGGTTTGGAAGATCCTTCTCTGCTCTGCCCTACGCTCGTAAATGACCCTACTAATACAG ctggtggtggtgatggtggtggaaaggGAAGCATAAGCACCGCAAAGCTGGTGGAGATCATGGCGGCAGCAGTTCAGGCGACACTCCCCCGCATCGGCGGTgacgctgcctccctcaccctggacGACGACGCTcctacaccacagcacacaaGCTGTGCTGCATGTGCGTTGACGCGTCGACGAAAGCGGTTCAAAATGAGCAGCTACGaagaag CCACGGCGTCCAGCGGATCACTGTTTATGGATGACAACGCCGCCTATGGAAATAGAAGCAGTGCAGTCGATACACTGTACTCCACCATCCACCAAGATGACCATCAGCCCTCCAGTCATACTGGTTACTCCACCATCAACCAGGATGATCATCAACCTTCCAGTCTTACTGGTTACTCCACCATCAACCAGGATGATCAACTTTCTAGTCATACTGGTTACTCCACCATCAACCAGGATGATCAACTTTCTAGTCATACTGGTTACTCCACCATCAACCATGATGACCGGCAAAACACAAGTCATACTGGTTACTCCACCATCAACCAAGATGATCATCAACCTTCTAGTCATACTGGTTACTCCACCATCAACCAGGATGATCATCAACCTTCTAGTCATACTGGTTACTCCACCATCAACCAAGATGATCATCAACCTTCTAGTCATACTGGTTACTCCACCATCAACCAGGATGATCAACTTTCTAGTCATACTGGTTACTCCACCATCAACCATGATGACCGGCAAAACACTAGTCATACTGGTTACTCCACCATCAACCAAGATGATCATCAACCTTCTAGTCATACTGGTTACTCCACCATCAACCAGGATGATCAACTTTCTAGTCATACTGGTTACTCCACCATCAACGAAGATGACCATCAATTTTCCAGTCATACTGGTTACTCCACCATCAACCATGATGACCGGCAACACTCTAATCATACTGGTTACTTCACCGTCAACCATGATGACCGGCAAAACACTAGTCATACTGGCTACTCCACCATCAACCATGATGACCGGCAACACTCTAATCATACTGGTTACTTCACCGTCAACCAGGATGATGATAAACCCTCCAATCATACTGGTTATTCCACCGTTAACCAGGatgaccaccagtcctccagtcaTACTGGTTACGCAACCATCAACCAGGatgaccaccagtcctccagtcaTACTGGTTACGCAACCATCAACCAGGATGACCGACAACCCTCCAGTCACACTGATTGCTCCACCCTCAACCATTATGGTCATCAACGCTCCAGTCATCCTGGttactccaccaccatcaaccaggaTGACCGGCAACACACTAGTCATACTGGCTACTCCACCATCCAACCAGGATGA